Proteins co-encoded in one Nonlabens agnitus genomic window:
- the nrfD gene encoding NrfD/PsrC family molybdoenzyme membrane anchor subunit — MAHYEASIRRPLVTGDKTYADVTKDIAFPVEGPANKQWWLVFTIALIAFLYGIGCITYTISTGIGVWGLNKTIGWAWDITNFVWWVGIGHAGTLISAVLLLFRQKWRMAINRSAEAMTIFSVIQAGLFPIIHMGRPWLAYWVLPIPNQFGSLWVNFNSPLLWDVFAISTYLSVSLVFWWTGLLPDFAMIRDRAITPFNKKIYGILSFGWSGRAKDWQRFEEVSLVLAGLATPLVLSVHTIVSFDFATSVIPGWHTTIFPPYFVAGAVFSGFAMVNTLLIVMRKVCHLENYITIQHIELMNLVIMITGSIVGVAYITELFMAWYSGVEYEQYAFLNRATGPYAWAYWAMMTCNVFSPQFMWFKKLRTSIMFSFAISIVVNIGMWFERFVIIVTSLHRDYVPSSWTMFSPTFVDIGIFIGTIGFFFVLFLLYSRTFPVIAQAEVKSILKSSGNKYKELRESKMTSNHDKASGDPIAHPSE; from the coding sequence ATGGCTCATTACGAAGCGTCCATAAGAAGACCACTGGTAACCGGCGACAAAACGTATGCTGATGTTACTAAGGACATTGCCTTTCCTGTTGAGGGTCCGGCAAATAAGCAATGGTGGCTGGTATTTACCATCGCTCTTATTGCTTTTCTTTATGGAATAGGATGTATTACTTACACAATATCTACCGGTATTGGAGTTTGGGGATTGAACAAGACCATTGGATGGGCTTGGGATATTACCAACTTCGTTTGGTGGGTAGGAATCGGTCACGCAGGGACATTGATTTCGGCGGTACTGTTATTGTTCCGTCAAAAATGGAGAATGGCGATCAACCGTTCTGCAGAGGCGATGACAATCTTCTCGGTAATTCAGGCAGGTTTGTTCCCGATTATTCATATGGGTCGTCCATGGTTGGCTTACTGGGTATTACCTATACCTAACCAGTTTGGTTCCTTATGGGTGAACTTTAACTCACCATTGCTTTGGGACGTATTTGCGATCTCTACGTACCTCTCGGTTTCACTGGTATTCTGGTGGACAGGATTGCTTCCTGATTTTGCCATGATACGCGATAGAGCGATAACTCCTTTTAACAAAAAGATATACGGCATCCTTTCTTTTGGATGGTCAGGTAGAGCTAAGGATTGGCAACGTTTTGAAGAGGTTTCTCTGGTACTTGCAGGTTTGGCAACACCATTGGTACTTTCGGTACACACCATCGTATCCTTTGACTTTGCAACATCAGTTATTCCAGGATGGCACACGACTATCTTCCCACCATACTTCGTTGCTGGTGCGGTATTCTCTGGTTTTGCCATGGTAAATACGCTTTTGATAGTGATGAGAAAAGTATGTCACTTAGAAAACTATATTACTATTCAACACATTGAGTTGATGAACCTGGTCATTATGATTACGGGATCCATCGTAGGTGTCGCTTATATCACAGAGTTATTCATGGCTTGGTATTCTGGAGTAGAGTATGAGCAATACGCCTTCTTGAACAGAGCAACTGGTCCTTATGCATGGGCATACTGGGCAATGATGACTTGTAATGTGTTCTCACCGCAGTTCATGTGGTTTAAAAAGTTAAGAACAAGTATTATGTTCTCCTTCGCAATATCTATTGTAGTAAACATAGGAATGTGGTTTGAACGTTTCGTAATTATTGTCACATCATTGCACCGTGACTACGTACCATCTTCATGGACGATGTTCTCACCTACGTTTGTTGATATAGGTATCTTCATAGGTACTATTGGATTCTTCTTTGTACTATTCTTGTTGTATTCTAGAACATTCCCAGTAATTGCTCAGGCAGAGGTGAAATCCATTCTTAAATCCAGTGGAAATAAGTACAAGGAATTGAGAGAAAGTAAAATGACGTCTAATCACGATAAAGCTTCCGGTGACCCGATAGCTCATCCTAGCGAGTAA
- a CDS encoding translation initiation factor IF-2 — translation MIRKTIKNTLCAGALIFTLQMTTAQTTDKVSESTLERLITTKISMDKEGAFNDRYTIHIFQGENQPANAAKSRYDALDLVWKSELRYESPNHKVWVGKYSSRLEADRALLEIKKTFPNAKVLKP, via the coding sequence ATGATTAGAAAAACTATCAAAAACACATTATGCGCTGGCGCTCTGATTTTTACACTTCAGATGACCACGGCACAGACAACCGACAAGGTGAGCGAGAGCACTCTTGAGCGCTTAATTACCACCAAAATTTCCATGGATAAGGAAGGTGCATTCAACGATCGTTATACCATACACATCTTCCAAGGAGAAAATCAGCCGGCCAATGCCGCGAAGTCTAGATATGATGCTCTAGACCTGGTCTGGAAATCGGAATTAAGGTATGAGTCGCCCAACCATAAAGTTTGGGTAGGAAAATACAGTAGCCGATTAGAAGCTGACCGCGCATTACTGGAGATCAAAAAAACCTTTCCAAACGCTAAGGTTTTAAAGCCTTAA
- the rimP gene encoding ribosome assembly cofactor RimP: MLEKRVRELLDAAFEERPDLFLIDLDITSGNIIKVIIDGDQDVKVADCIFVSRAVEHQLDREEEDFSLEVTSAGVGKPLKHHRQFVKNIGRKLEVLDREKVKETGTLEAADENGIKIVWKVREPKPVGKGKVTVDKEWSIEYDKIKQAKVVITFN, encoded by the coding sequence ATGTTGGAAAAGAGAGTTCGTGAGCTGCTAGACGCAGCATTTGAAGAAAGACCAGACCTGTTTTTGATCGATCTGGATATCACATCTGGAAATATCATTAAGGTGATTATCGATGGTGATCAGGATGTTAAGGTTGCAGATTGTATTTTTGTGTCTCGCGCCGTTGAACATCAACTAGATAGAGAAGAAGAAGATTTCTCTCTTGAAGTCACTAGTGCTGGAGTAGGTAAACCGTTAAAGCACCACAGGCAATTTGTCAAAAACATTGGTAGAAAGCTGGAAGTTCTGGATCGTGAGAAGGTAAAGGAGACAGGAACCCTTGAAGCTGCCGATGAAAATGGTATCAAGATCGTCTGGAAAGTTAGAGAGCCCAAACCAGTAGGAAAAGGCAAAGTTACCGTTGACAAGGAATGGTCAATAGAGTACGATAAAATTAAGCAAGCAAAAGTTGTTATAACATTTAATTAA
- the infB gene encoding translation initiation factor IF-2 — MAEVKNMRLNKVLREFNISLDRAVEHLNAQGIEIEARPTTKIDATVYQALADEFQTDKSKKVASKEVGAERRKEQEELRIQREQEQEERQRKQQQVIKAKAEVTGPKTVGSIDLDASKKTAPEKATDNVEVNKQPEEKMAEAVKEAVQEPEVVSNRPKAGGTTIKGKIDLDKDKPKKAADKPAPEAKAETAKAPESKETSKPAEKITTDEPTAKAAETPVKEEPAATADAESGESEVIKTEYKKLGGLKVTGQKIDLSKFAKPKKKDDKRKRKRITKPGAAAGGAKGNRRGAPSGGRKNIVKAEPTEEEIQKQVRETLEKLQGKSSKSKAARYRRDKRDTHREKVEAQEQEQAEDKKIQVTEFVTVSDLSTMMDVPVNQVIGACMSLGMMVTMNQRLDAETMSIVAEEFGFEMDFVNADIEESIAEVEDSEEDLVSRAPIVTVMGHVDHGKTSLLDYIREENVIAGESGGITQHIGAYGVELKGGQKIAFLDTPGHEAFTAMRARGAQVTDLAIIVIAADDDVMPQTKEAISHAQAANVPIIFAINKVDRDAANPEKIKESLANMNLLVEDWGGKIQSQDISAKTGLGVEELLEKVLLEAELLDLKANPNKQATGTVVEAFLDKGRGYVSTILVQAGTLKVGDYVLAGRTHGKVKAMQDERGHDVAKAGPSTPVSILGLDGAPQAGDKFHVFEDEREAKSIASRRTQLQREQSVRTQKTLSLDEIGRRIALGDFKELNLILKGDVDGSVEALTDSFQKLSTEEIQVNIIHKAVGAITESDVLLASASDAIIIGFNVRPQGNARSVADQEEVDIRMYSIIYDAINDLKDAMEGMLSPELKEEITGSAEVRATFKISKVGTIAGCMVQDGKIYRNSGVRLIRDGVVVYTGELATLKRFKDDVKEVAKGYECGIQIKNYNDLQEGDVIESFREVEVRKKLK; from the coding sequence ATGGCCGAAGTAAAAAACATGAGACTCAATAAAGTTCTTAGGGAATTCAATATTTCCTTAGATCGCGCAGTGGAACATCTCAATGCCCAAGGTATTGAGATCGAGGCTCGTCCTACCACAAAAATAGATGCGACGGTCTATCAAGCACTTGCTGATGAGTTTCAAACAGACAAAAGCAAAAAAGTAGCCTCCAAAGAAGTTGGTGCAGAACGCAGGAAAGAGCAGGAAGAACTGCGCATCCAACGTGAGCAGGAACAGGAAGAGAGACAGCGCAAGCAGCAACAGGTCATCAAGGCCAAGGCTGAGGTTACTGGCCCTAAAACGGTTGGAAGTATCGATCTTGATGCCTCTAAAAAAACGGCTCCTGAAAAGGCGACGGATAACGTTGAGGTCAACAAGCAGCCTGAAGAAAAGATGGCTGAGGCCGTCAAGGAAGCTGTTCAAGAGCCAGAAGTGGTATCCAATAGGCCTAAGGCAGGTGGAACTACCATCAAGGGTAAAATTGATTTAGATAAGGACAAGCCTAAGAAAGCAGCAGATAAGCCAGCTCCAGAGGCAAAAGCAGAAACTGCAAAAGCACCTGAATCTAAAGAGACTTCTAAGCCAGCTGAAAAAATTACCACTGATGAGCCTACAGCAAAAGCTGCTGAGACTCCAGTGAAAGAAGAGCCTGCTGCAACTGCTGACGCAGAATCAGGAGAGTCTGAGGTCATCAAAACAGAATACAAAAAATTAGGAGGCTTAAAAGTGACAGGTCAAAAAATCGACCTTTCCAAATTTGCCAAACCTAAGAAGAAGGACGACAAACGTAAGCGCAAACGTATTACAAAACCTGGAGCTGCCGCTGGTGGTGCTAAGGGTAATCGACGTGGCGCACCAAGTGGTGGTCGTAAAAATATTGTCAAGGCAGAGCCTACTGAAGAAGAAATCCAAAAGCAGGTAAGAGAAACTCTTGAGAAGCTTCAAGGGAAATCTTCTAAGTCTAAAGCTGCAAGATATCGTCGTGATAAACGTGATACGCACCGTGAAAAAGTGGAGGCTCAAGAACAAGAGCAAGCAGAAGACAAGAAAATACAGGTTACAGAGTTCGTAACCGTAAGCGATTTATCTACCATGATGGATGTGCCAGTGAACCAAGTAATTGGCGCCTGTATGTCATTAGGTATGATGGTGACCATGAACCAACGTCTGGATGCAGAAACAATGTCAATCGTTGCAGAGGAGTTTGGTTTTGAAATGGACTTCGTTAATGCAGACATTGAAGAGAGTATTGCAGAGGTAGAAGATTCTGAAGAGGATCTGGTTTCTCGTGCTCCTATTGTTACCGTAATGGGTCACGTTGACCACGGTAAAACATCCTTACTGGATTACATCCGTGAAGAGAATGTAATAGCAGGTGAAAGTGGTGGTATCACACAGCACATTGGTGCTTATGGTGTGGAACTGAAAGGCGGTCAAAAAATTGCATTCCTTGATACACCAGGTCACGAGGCGTTTACCGCTATGCGTGCACGTGGTGCTCAAGTAACCGACCTTGCTATTATCGTAATTGCTGCAGATGATGATGTGATGCCTCAAACTAAGGAGGCGATAAGTCACGCTCAAGCGGCTAATGTGCCGATCATTTTTGCTATCAATAAGGTGGACCGTGATGCGGCAAACCCAGAGAAGATTAAAGAATCTTTAGCTAACATGAATTTGTTGGTAGAAGATTGGGGTGGAAAAATCCAGTCTCAAGATATTTCAGCAAAAACTGGTTTAGGAGTTGAAGAACTTCTAGAGAAAGTGTTGTTGGAGGCAGAATTATTGGATCTTAAAGCTAATCCTAATAAGCAAGCGACAGGTACGGTTGTAGAAGCGTTCCTTGACAAAGGTCGTGGATATGTATCTACCATTCTAGTTCAAGCAGGAACGCTTAAAGTTGGAGATTATGTACTCGCAGGGCGCACGCATGGTAAGGTAAAAGCGATGCAGGATGAGCGTGGTCATGATGTGGCAAAAGCAGGTCCATCGACTCCAGTTTCTATACTAGGTCTGGACGGTGCGCCACAGGCAGGTGACAAGTTCCATGTATTTGAAGATGAAAGAGAGGCTAAATCTATTGCTTCCCGTAGAACTCAATTACAACGTGAGCAGTCGGTTAGAACGCAGAAAACATTGTCTCTTGACGAGATAGGTAGACGTATTGCACTAGGTGACTTTAAAGAATTGAACTTGATCCTTAAAGGTGATGTGGATGGTTCTGTAGAGGCATTGACGGACTCGTTCCAGAAATTATCTACTGAAGAGATTCAGGTGAATATTATTCACAAGGCTGTAGGTGCGATCACTGAAAGTGATGTACTTCTTGCAAGTGCTTCAGACGCGATCATCATTGGATTTAACGTTCGTCCGCAAGGGAATGCTAGATCAGTTGCAGATCAGGAAGAAGTCGATATTAGAATGTACTCCATCATCTATGACGCGATCAACGATCTTAAAGATGCTATGGAAGGAATGCTTTCTCCAGAGCTCAAAGAAGAGATCACAGGATCTGCAGAGGTTCGTGCAACCTTCAAGATTTCCAAAGTGGGAACCATCGCAGGTTGTATGGTTCAAGACGGGAAAATCTACCGCAACAGCGGCGTGAGATTGATACGCGATGGAGTAGTGGTGTACACAGGTGAGCTCGCTACCTTGAAGAGATTTAAGGACGATGTCAAGGAAGTGGCCAAAGGCTATGAGTGTGGTATACAAATCAAGAACTACAACGACCTACAGGAAGGTGACGTGATAGAAAGTTTCCGTGAAGTGGAGGTAAGAAAGAAGCTCAAGTAA
- a CDS encoding c-type cytochrome: MTKKKLHISLYQFIIASLFVVFSFSGAAAQEDATTSDGESSAPVEATDAPADSGAGGNATQGEALFKANCASCHRLYKDAVGPALFNVTQRHDREWLYKWIKNSSALIASGDAEAVALYNEWGQSNMNAFPQLSNSDIDDILAYTDTPKPVATTIERTEEVGGGTVDNTMTNNLVLGALALVLVVLIVVLFAVNTTLKRFAAANGIQTEFEEEKPARTPIWQLFIQNQFLVLVSAVFLLLASAYFVYGGLMSVGVDQGYAPVQPIHYSHRIHAGVSQIECKYCHSSVRESKHAGIPSLNVCMNCHKSIAEVAESTYAEGMEEYGIDYNKEIQKLYKATGWSDAEQAFVGEEEPVRWVRIHNLPDLAYFNHAQHVQAGNIACQTCHGEVQEMEIMYQYSPLTMGWCINCHRETNVDLQGNGYYEEIHKELSEKRGGRQLTIADLGGLECGKCHY; this comes from the coding sequence ATGACAAAAAAGAAATTACATATTTCACTATATCAGTTTATTATCGCTTCCCTTTTTGTGGTTTTCTCCTTTTCTGGAGCGGCTGCACAAGAGGATGCAACGACCTCTGATGGTGAATCTTCAGCTCCTGTAGAAGCCACTGACGCTCCTGCAGATTCAGGCGCTGGAGGAAACGCGACTCAAGGAGAAGCGCTATTTAAAGCTAATTGTGCATCCTGCCACAGGCTGTATAAAGATGCAGTAGGTCCTGCGTTATTTAATGTGACGCAAAGACACGATCGCGAGTGGTTGTATAAATGGATCAAGAATTCATCTGCACTTATCGCAAGTGGTGATGCAGAAGCTGTAGCTCTTTACAATGAATGGGGACAGTCCAACATGAACGCTTTCCCGCAATTGAGCAACAGCGATATTGACGATATTCTTGCCTATACGGATACACCTAAGCCAGTTGCTACAACAATCGAAAGAACTGAAGAAGTTGGTGGTGGAACCGTCGATAATACGATGACCAACAATTTGGTCTTGGGTGCTCTTGCTTTAGTTCTTGTAGTTTTGATCGTTGTTCTTTTTGCTGTCAACACGACTTTAAAAAGATTTGCTGCAGCTAACGGTATACAAACGGAGTTTGAAGAAGAAAAGCCTGCTCGTACACCTATTTGGCAATTATTTATACAAAATCAATTCCTGGTGTTAGTGTCTGCAGTGTTTCTATTGCTTGCAAGTGCCTACTTTGTGTATGGCGGCTTGATGAGTGTAGGCGTGGATCAAGGTTATGCGCCAGTGCAGCCTATTCACTACTCACACAGGATTCACGCAGGTGTGAGTCAGATAGAGTGTAAATATTGTCACTCCAGTGTAAGAGAATCTAAGCATGCAGGTATTCCATCGCTTAACGTCTGTATGAACTGTCACAAGTCCATCGCTGAGGTTGCCGAATCTACGTATGCAGAAGGAATGGAAGAATACGGTATCGACTATAACAAAGAGATCCAAAAGCTTTACAAAGCCACGGGTTGGTCTGATGCAGAGCAAGCGTTTGTAGGTGAAGAGGAGCCTGTAAGATGGGTGCGTATTCACAACTTACCAGATCTTGCCTACTTTAATCACGCACAGCACGTACAAGCGGGTAACATAGCATGTCAAACGTGTCATGGTGAAGTGCAGGAAATGGAAATCATGTACCAATACTCACCATTAACCATGGGCTGGTGTATCAATTGTCACCGTGAGACTAATGTTGACTTACAAGGAAACGGGTATTACGAAGAGATTCATAAGGAGTTATCTGAAAAGCGTGGCGGTCGCCAATTGACTATCGCAGACTTAGGAGGACTTGAATGTGGTAAGTGCCACTATTAA
- a CDS encoding TAT-variant-translocated molybdopterin oxidoreductase has protein sequence MATTKKYWKSTAQLDESNEMVKNLEQNEFATAIPTEEFLGNDEVLEASSTTRRDFLKYVGFSTAAASLAACEGPVIHSVPYVNQPDRIIPGMANYYATTIADGYDFASVVIKTREGRPIKVEGNRDIPARGNANARVHASVLGLYDNNRLKTPLVKGKEATWSELDKEVRQQLNANAGKQIVFLTQTFASPSTARLIEDFKAAYPNVRQVIYDTVGEEAALDAFEAKYFQRGLADYDFKDAECIVGVGADFVGDWQGGGFDTNYAQSRVPKNDKMSHHIQFEANMTLSGANADKRYPVTPTEQKQIIAALYSKLVGGSANNNLSEKVNKAVEEAAQKLRRAGSKAVVLCGLPDQGAQQLTLEINERLGSTIIDTAAPVMTRQGNRRAVAQLVKDMESGAVGAVFVAGVDPVYSYSDSDAFAKAWKNVPLTVSFASRLDATAKESMYVATTPHYLESWGDVEMKKGTVSLMQPTIKPLFDTRQMQDSLLKWSGSDVSYKDYIKTFSTGNGASWNQSLQDGFYAAAGSETLSSGDQVPNINNTSALRDLSGATAAGDFELVLYTKISMGDGTQANNPWLQELPDPITRTTWDNYLTISQKDADALGIENFNVANGALDGTYAIVKMDGVERKIPALIQPGQAPGTIGIALGYGRTSGIQEEMQTGVNAFPFYKDGISVQSVSVEAAGEVHEFACTQLQNTMMGRDIIRETDLATYIAGDQHEFNPMPEVSLNHIETPVTSPDVDLWESFDRSVGHHFNMSIDLNACTGCGACVVACHAENNVPVVGKTEVRRSRDMHWLRIDRYYSSTDSFEDDESKKDGFSGLFGENGSLGGFGELEIPADQPQVAFQPLMCQHCNHAPCETVCPVAASSHGRQGQNHMIYNRCVGTRYCANNCPYKVRRFNWFLYNGNDEFDYHMNNDLGRMVINPDVTVRSRGVMEKCSMCMQMTQMTILEAKKDGRMIKDGEFATACSNACYNGAIKFGDINDKESEIFKLKQQDRMYHLLEEVGTEPNVMYQVKVRNV, from the coding sequence ATGGCTACTACTAAAAAATACTGGAAGAGCACAGCACAACTCGATGAGAGCAATGAGATGGTTAAAAATCTCGAGCAAAACGAGTTTGCTACAGCTATTCCTACTGAAGAATTTTTAGGAAATGATGAAGTGTTGGAAGCCTCCAGCACTACGCGTCGTGACTTCTTGAAATATGTTGGGTTCAGTACTGCAGCGGCATCACTTGCTGCCTGTGAAGGTCCTGTGATCCACTCGGTTCCTTATGTGAACCAACCAGATCGTATCATTCCTGGTATGGCAAACTATTATGCCACTACCATAGCAGATGGTTATGATTTTGCCAGTGTTGTCATCAAGACACGTGAAGGTCGACCTATCAAGGTTGAAGGGAATCGTGATATTCCTGCACGTGGTAACGCAAACGCAAGAGTTCATGCTTCTGTTTTGGGATTGTATGACAACAACAGATTAAAGACTCCTTTAGTTAAAGGTAAAGAAGCAACCTGGTCAGAGCTTGACAAAGAAGTGCGTCAGCAATTGAATGCCAATGCTGGGAAACAAATTGTTTTCTTGACACAGACATTTGCTAGCCCATCAACAGCTAGACTTATTGAAGACTTTAAAGCTGCTTATCCTAACGTACGTCAAGTGATTTATGATACTGTTGGTGAAGAAGCTGCTCTTGATGCATTTGAGGCAAAATACTTCCAGCGTGGTCTTGCAGATTATGATTTTAAGGATGCAGAGTGTATTGTAGGTGTAGGTGCTGACTTTGTAGGTGACTGGCAAGGTGGTGGTTTTGATACCAACTACGCACAGTCTAGAGTTCCCAAGAATGATAAAATGTCGCACCACATACAGTTTGAGGCTAACATGACTCTTTCTGGTGCTAATGCAGACAAGCGTTATCCTGTAACTCCTACAGAGCAAAAACAAATTATTGCTGCGCTTTACAGCAAGTTGGTAGGCGGTTCGGCTAACAATAACCTTTCTGAAAAAGTGAATAAAGCAGTTGAAGAAGCTGCTCAAAAATTGAGAAGAGCTGGTAGTAAAGCCGTCGTTCTTTGTGGATTGCCTGATCAAGGTGCCCAACAATTGACATTGGAAATCAATGAGCGATTGGGTAGTACGATCATTGATACAGCAGCGCCGGTGATGACCCGTCAAGGTAACCGTCGCGCCGTAGCTCAATTAGTAAAAGATATGGAAAGCGGTGCTGTAGGTGCTGTTTTTGTAGCTGGAGTTGATCCAGTATATAGCTATTCTGATAGTGACGCTTTCGCGAAAGCGTGGAAAAATGTACCCTTAACCGTTTCATTTGCATCTAGGTTAGATGCAACTGCAAAGGAGTCGATGTATGTGGCTACAACGCCTCATTATCTGGAATCTTGGGGTGATGTAGAAATGAAAAAGGGAACAGTGTCCCTGATGCAGCCTACGATCAAGCCATTGTTTGACACGCGCCAAATGCAAGATTCACTTTTGAAGTGGTCTGGAAGTGATGTGTCTTATAAAGATTATATCAAAACCTTCTCCACTGGAAATGGTGCTTCATGGAATCAATCCTTACAGGATGGTTTTTATGCTGCGGCAGGCTCTGAAACGTTGTCCTCTGGCGATCAAGTTCCTAACATAAATAATACTTCTGCCTTAAGAGATCTTTCTGGAGCTACCGCTGCTGGTGATTTTGAGTTGGTATTGTACACTAAAATATCAATGGGTGATGGTACACAAGCCAATAATCCATGGTTACAAGAATTACCAGATCCTATCACTAGAACGACTTGGGATAATTACCTGACCATCTCGCAAAAGGATGCAGATGCTTTAGGTATTGAAAACTTCAACGTTGCCAACGGTGCTCTTGATGGTACATATGCTATCGTGAAAATGGACGGTGTGGAACGTAAGATTCCTGCTTTGATCCAGCCAGGACAAGCGCCAGGTACTATAGGTATCGCTTTAGGTTATGGTAGAACTTCGGGCATACAAGAAGAAATGCAAACCGGTGTTAATGCTTTCCCTTTCTATAAAGATGGGATTTCAGTTCAATCTGTAAGTGTTGAAGCTGCAGGTGAAGTTCATGAATTTGCATGTACACAATTGCAAAATACCATGATGGGTCGCGATATTATTCGTGAGACAGACCTAGCTACTTATATTGCAGGTGATCAGCATGAGTTTAACCCAATGCCTGAAGTTTCCTTGAATCACATTGAAACTCCAGTGACATCACCAGATGTTGATCTTTGGGAAAGTTTTGACCGCTCAGTAGGACATCATTTCAATATGTCTATTGACTTGAATGCTTGTACCGGTTGTGGTGCATGTGTTGTAGCATGTCATGCAGAAAATAACGTACCTGTTGTTGGAAAAACAGAAGTAAGAAGATCCAGAGATATGCACTGGTTGCGTATTGACAGATATTACTCATCCACAGATAGTTTTGAAGATGATGAATCCAAAAAAGATGGATTCTCAGGATTGTTTGGTGAGAATGGTTCTCTAGGTGGTTTTGGTGAGTTGGAAATTCCAGCAGACCAACCGCAGGTAGCTTTCCAGCCTTTGATGTGTCAGCACTGTAACCACGCTCCATGTGAGACGGTTTGTCCAGTCGCAGCATCGTCACACGGTCGTCAAGGTCAAAACCACATGATTTACAACCGTTGTGTAGGTACAAGATATTGTGCTAACAACTGTCCATATAAAGTACGTAGATTCAACTGGTTCTTGTATAACGGCAATGACGAGTTTGATTACCACATGAATAATGATCTAGGTCGTATGGTGATCAATCCTGATGTTACCGTGAGATCTCGTGGTGTGATGGAAAAATGTTCTATGTGTATGCAAATGACGCAAATGACCATTCTAGAGGCCAAGAAAGACGGAAGAATGATCAAAGACGGTGAATTTGCAACAGCATGTTCCAACGCTTGTTACAATGGAGCTATCAAATTTGGTGATATCAACGATAAGGAGTCTGAGATATTTAAATTGAAGCAACAAGATCGTATGTACCACTTGTTGGAAGAAGTAGGAACAGAGCCTAACGTGATGTATCAGGTTAAGGTAAGAAACGTATAA
- the nusA gene encoding transcription termination factor NusA, translating into MENLALIESFSEFKDDKMIDRVTLMAILEDVFRSALKRKYGEDDNFDIIINPDKGDLEIWRNRVVVADGEVEDDNSEISLTEARKIEPDYEVGEDVAEEVKLIQLGRRAILALRQNLISKIHEHDNTNIFKHFKELEGELYNAEVHHIRHRAIILLDDDGNEIIMPKDRQIPSDFFRKGESVRGIIESVELRGNKPNIILSRTSPRFLEKLFEQEIPEVFDGVITVKAVVREPGEKAKVAVDSYDDRIDPVGACVGVKGSRIHGIVRELGNENIDVINWTANTQLYIGRALSPAKIVSMVIDEENKKVEVRLNPEEVSKAIGRRGHNIRLAGKLTGYEIDVIREGVEEDVELTEFSDEIEGWIIEELSKIGLDTAKSVLEQDVDDLVKRTDLEEETIVALMNILKSEFED; encoded by the coding sequence ATGGAAAATCTCGCACTGATCGAGTCTTTTTCTGAGTTTAAAGATGATAAAATGATAGATCGCGTCACGTTGATGGCGATCTTGGAAGACGTTTTTAGAAGTGCCTTGAAAAGGAAATATGGTGAGGATGACAATTTTGACATCATTATCAATCCAGATAAAGGTGACCTAGAGATATGGCGTAATCGTGTGGTTGTGGCAGATGGTGAGGTTGAAGATGACAATTCTGAGATTTCATTGACTGAAGCGAGAAAAATTGAGCCGGATTATGAAGTGGGCGAGGACGTTGCAGAAGAAGTAAAACTGATCCAGTTGGGTCGTAGAGCGATACTGGCATTACGTCAAAATCTAATTTCCAAAATTCACGAGCACGATAATACGAACATCTTCAAGCACTTTAAAGAATTAGAAGGTGAGCTGTATAATGCAGAGGTGCACCACATAAGACATCGCGCTATTATTTTGTTGGATGACGACGGTAATGAAATTATCATGCCTAAAGACCGACAAATACCTTCAGACTTCTTCCGTAAAGGAGAAAGTGTGCGTGGTATCATTGAAAGTGTAGAGTTAAGAGGTAACAAGCCTAATATTATTCTTTCTAGAACATCTCCACGATTCTTGGAGAAGCTTTTTGAACAAGAGATTCCTGAAGTATTTGATGGTGTGATTACTGTAAAAGCGGTAGTTCGTGAGCCAGGCGAAAAGGCTAAAGTTGCTGTTGATAGTTATGACGATAGAATTGACCCGGTTGGTGCCTGTGTAGGTGTTAAGGGTAGCCGTATTCATGGTATAGTTCGTGAGTTAGGTAATGAGAATATTGATGTCATCAACTGGACAGCAAATACTCAATTATATATAGGACGTGCTTTAAGTCCTGCCAAAATCGTTTCCATGGTGATCGATGAGGAAAACAAGAAGGTAGAAGTTAGACTCAACCCAGAAGAGGTTTCTAAGGCCATAGGTCGTAGAGGTCATAACATTAGACTAGCTGGTAAGCTTACCGGTTATGAAATTGATGTGATAAGAGAAGGAGTTGAGGAAGATGTAGAATTGACAGAGTTCTCTGATGAAATCGAAGGATGGATCATAGAAGAACTTAGTAAAATAGGTCTAGATACTGCAAAAAGTGTATTGGAGCAGGATGTAGACGATTTAGTAAAGCGTACAGATCTGGAAGAGGAAACCATCGTAGCATTGATGAACATCCTCAAGTCAGAATTTGAAGATTAG